The following proteins come from a genomic window of Frankia casuarinae:
- a CDS encoding TauD/TfdA dioxygenase family protein — MSAGALVDASSAPRRSLHPFGLLIESSSDTDLTAVPPEELTRFVADSKLLVLRGFQSPSTTDLVAYCRRMGEILTWDFGEVLDLTVHEDPQNYLFTTGPVPFHWDGAFARLTPRFIVFRCLRAPDPDSGGETTFCDTARIISAAPAHLRDTWAGVRIDYQTEKIKHYGGHIVQDLVVPHAVTGVPTLRFAEALDPAEYLNPLFLDIHGVSRNDREDFLDDLSARLYDPSVSYAHAWRSGDVVIADNHALLHGRRSYSLASSRRLQRIHVI, encoded by the coding sequence GTGAGTGCCGGGGCACTGGTCGACGCCAGCTCGGCGCCGCGGCGTTCGCTGCATCCGTTCGGACTGTTGATCGAATCATCCAGTGACACGGATCTGACCGCCGTGCCACCCGAGGAGTTGACCCGGTTCGTCGCGGATTCGAAGCTGCTGGTGCTACGAGGTTTCCAATCTCCTTCGACCACCGATCTCGTCGCCTACTGCCGGCGAATGGGCGAGATCCTGACCTGGGACTTCGGGGAGGTGCTGGACCTGACGGTGCACGAGGACCCACAGAACTACCTGTTCACCACGGGTCCGGTGCCCTTCCACTGGGACGGCGCGTTCGCCCGGCTCACGCCACGCTTCATCGTGTTCCGCTGCCTACGCGCTCCCGACCCGGATAGCGGCGGGGAGACGACTTTCTGCGACACCGCCCGCATTATTTCCGCCGCGCCTGCGCACCTGCGTGACACCTGGGCCGGCGTCCGGATCGACTACCAGACCGAAAAGATCAAGCACTACGGCGGGCACATCGTGCAGGACCTCGTGGTGCCCCATGCCGTGACGGGTGTGCCGACTCTTCGTTTTGCCGAGGCGCTCGACCCAGCCGAATATCTCAATCCGCTGTTCCTCGACATCCACGGCGTCTCACGGAATGATCGCGAGGACTTTCTCGACGATCTGTCGGCCCGGCTCTACGACCCGTCCGTCAGCTACGCGCACGCATGGCGTTCCGGCGATGTCGTGATCGCGGACAACCATGCGCTGCTACACGGTCGACGGTCTTACTCACTGGCCTCCTCGCGGCGACTCCAACGCATTCATGTGATCTGA
- a CDS encoding NAD(P)/FAD-dependent oxidoreductase encodes MRDHYDVIIAGGGPAGSTLAALLARTSDLKVAIFEKDEFPREHIGESFAHPLIPVLAESGALAKVLASNCWVKKFGGIYSWARQGPSRAFFDHANWAVDGVHRWALHVNRSEFDQILLEHARDLGVDVTTGMAVTDFAAAANGCQVTLADGTAVSGAYFVDASGRQQSLVTKKPREWLSGYRNIAIWQHYLGGLPAQGLDGDWNIFREKNLSPIGCFAFPDGWCWYIPVPRIVNGERVLTHSIGIVTSPEVLKEPGKDFTDSEVFLRTVRGVPRLADLVAEVTPISDQMMTVTNYSRVNERFADLDRHWILIGDASYFVDPLFSSGVAFAANQAASAALLLRTTLRAELSPGLVRDLWQDYDHEWHGMAEVFALSIDQWYHMIGADNPGSAYWHRRNSSPHLDMPDRSFDALLNTAFTPDLLLIMTRGTGRMSDLAIDGPYQQARAHVMLTEPEPDAVLVAAPGVRMRAGVALDVPGFKAVLPPADLELDTPAAVRAAVAEYWTDPVAAEANGGLGVPSPTASPVPCHRFEFDSDALVDSGSGATGFSVRGVDSHDGAPQLWEILSRGPVVYGELGSRLAPGQRVLLQRLIKAGMVTVKTAARQTTPGTEAAEVTLAD; translated from the coding sequence ATGCGGGATCATTACGACGTTATTATCGCCGGCGGCGGGCCGGCGGGCTCTACACTGGCCGCGCTGCTCGCCCGCACGTCGGACCTGAAAGTAGCGATCTTCGAGAAGGATGAGTTCCCGCGCGAGCACATCGGCGAGTCGTTCGCGCACCCGTTGATCCCGGTGCTGGCAGAGAGCGGAGCGCTCGCGAAGGTGCTGGCCAGCAACTGCTGGGTAAAGAAATTTGGCGGTATCTACAGCTGGGCGCGGCAGGGTCCGAGCCGGGCGTTCTTCGACCACGCGAACTGGGCGGTGGACGGGGTACACCGATGGGCACTGCACGTCAACCGTTCAGAGTTCGACCAGATCCTGCTGGAACACGCCCGGGACCTCGGAGTCGACGTCACCACCGGGATGGCCGTCACCGACTTCGCCGCGGCCGCCAACGGCTGTCAGGTGACGCTCGCCGACGGCACCGCCGTGTCCGGCGCGTACTTCGTCGATGCCTCCGGTCGCCAGCAGAGCCTGGTCACCAAAAAGCCTCGCGAATGGTTGTCCGGCTACCGGAACATCGCGATCTGGCAGCACTACCTGGGCGGCCTGCCGGCCCAGGGGCTCGACGGCGACTGGAACATCTTCCGGGAGAAGAACCTCTCGCCGATCGGTTGCTTCGCGTTTCCCGACGGCTGGTGCTGGTACATCCCCGTCCCCAGGATCGTGAACGGGGAGCGGGTGCTCACGCACTCGATCGGCATCGTGACGAGCCCGGAGGTGCTGAAGGAACCCGGGAAGGACTTCACGGACTCCGAGGTCTTTCTGCGCACCGTCCGCGGCGTGCCGCGGCTGGCCGACCTGGTGGCCGAGGTGACGCCGATCTCCGACCAGATGATGACGGTCACCAACTACTCCCGGGTCAATGAGCGCTTCGCCGACCTCGACCGGCACTGGATCCTGATCGGCGATGCCTCCTACTTCGTGGACCCCCTCTTCTCGTCCGGGGTCGCGTTCGCGGCCAACCAGGCGGCCTCGGCGGCGCTGCTGCTGCGCACCACGCTGCGCGCCGAACTCTCCCCGGGTCTGGTGAGAGATCTGTGGCAGGACTACGACCACGAGTGGCACGGAATGGCCGAGGTGTTCGCGCTCTCGATTGATCAGTGGTATCACATGATCGGCGCGGACAACCCGGGCAGCGCATACTGGCACCGGCGCAATTCGAGTCCGCATCTGGACATGCCCGATCGGTCCTTCGACGCGCTGCTCAACACGGCGTTCACCCCCGACCTGCTCCTGATCATGACGCGCGGCACCGGCCGAATGTCCGACCTGGCGATCGACGGTCCGTACCAGCAGGCTCGCGCGCACGTGATGCTGACGGAGCCGGAACCGGACGCCGTGCTGGTCGCCGCTCCCGGAGTCCGGATGCGGGCCGGCGTGGCGCTGGATGTCCCCGGCTTCAAAGCGGTGCTCCCACCGGCCGACCTCGAACTGGACACGCCCGCCGCGGTACGGGCCGCCGTCGCCGAGTACTGGACCGATCCGGTGGCGGCCGAGGCGAACGGCGGCCTCGGCGTGCCTTCTCCGACCGCCTCCCCAGTACCGTGCCACCGTTTCGAGTTCGATTCCGACGCACTCGTCGATTCCGGCTCAGGCGCGACGGGGTTTTCGGTGCGCGGGGTGGACAGTCACGACGGCGCACCGCAGCTGTGGGAGATACTCAGCCGCGGTCCGGTCGTCTACGGCGAGCTCGGCTCGCGGCTCGCCCCCGGTCAGCGGGTGCTGCTGCAGCGGCTGATAAAGGCCGGAATGGTCACCGTCAAGACCGCGGCGAGGCAGACCACGCCGGGGACTGAAGCCGCCGAGGTCACCCTCGCGGACTGA
- a CDS encoding MFS transporter, whose amino-acid sequence MTTTLDHQAEDRPVDAADGSPDPRRWLALWIIAVAQLMVVLDAAIMNIAIPHAQADLDISTANRQWIITAYTVAFGGLLLLGGRVADYLGRKRAFSWGLLGFALASALGGLAPNAGLLFAARALQGAFAALLAPAALSLITVAFTESHERAKAFGVYGAISGGGAAIGLIVGGLLTEYASWRWCLLVNVPIAIITAVLALPVVRESRAEGEARYDLPGAVTVTAGLVALVYGFTVAAEDGWGDARTIGLLVGAAVLLVAFVVVESRTSAPLLPLRVPWERNRGGSFLASLLTGAGLFAMFLFLTYYFQQTLGYSALKTGFAFLPFSGGIIVSAGLASQFLPRVGPRVLAGTGTTLAAVGMALLLGVGTDSSYVVHILPSELLISIGMGFSFVPLSNLALIGVAPHDAGVASALVNTTQQIGGALGTALLNTVYATAVTNYLADHGRGGKALLDQAQIEGYTTAFLWGAILIALAAVVIVVLIRAGRESTTNVEVVPAHAG is encoded by the coding sequence GTGACCACAACCCTCGACCACCAGGCGGAGGACCGTCCGGTGGACGCGGCTGACGGCTCGCCCGATCCACGGCGCTGGCTCGCGCTCTGGATCATCGCTGTCGCGCAGCTCATGGTCGTCCTCGACGCCGCGATCATGAACATCGCGATCCCGCACGCGCAGGCCGATCTCGACATCTCCACCGCGAACCGGCAGTGGATCATCACCGCGTACACCGTGGCCTTCGGCGGTCTGCTGCTGCTCGGCGGGCGCGTCGCCGACTACCTGGGGCGCAAGCGGGCCTTCAGCTGGGGACTCCTCGGTTTCGCGCTGGCCTCGGCGCTGGGCGGCCTGGCCCCGAACGCCGGGCTGCTGTTCGCAGCGCGGGCGCTGCAGGGCGCGTTCGCGGCCCTGCTCGCGCCGGCCGCGCTGTCGCTGATCACCGTCGCCTTCACCGAAAGCCACGAGCGGGCCAAGGCGTTCGGCGTGTACGGAGCGATCTCCGGCGGTGGCGCCGCGATCGGTCTCATCGTCGGCGGCCTGCTCACCGAGTACGCCTCCTGGCGGTGGTGCCTGCTGGTGAACGTGCCGATCGCGATCATCACCGCGGTACTCGCGCTGCCGGTGGTGCGCGAGAGCCGGGCGGAGGGCGAGGCCCGCTACGACCTGCCCGGCGCGGTGACGGTGACCGCGGGCCTGGTGGCCCTGGTCTACGGCTTCACCGTGGCCGCCGAGGATGGCTGGGGCGACGCCCGCACCATCGGGCTGCTGGTTGGTGCGGCTGTGCTGCTCGTGGCCTTCGTCGTCGTCGAGTCCCGCACCAGCGCGCCGCTGCTGCCGCTGCGGGTGCCGTGGGAGCGCAACCGCGGCGGCTCGTTCCTGGCCTCGCTGCTGACCGGGGCCGGCCTGTTCGCGATGTTCCTGTTCCTGACGTACTACTTCCAGCAGACGCTCGGCTACAGCGCCCTGAAGACCGGCTTCGCGTTCCTGCCGTTCAGCGGCGGGATCATCGTCTCCGCGGGGCTTGCCAGCCAGTTCCTGCCGCGCGTCGGACCCCGGGTGCTGGCCGGCACCGGCACGACGCTCGCGGCGGTCGGGATGGCGCTGCTCCTCGGGGTTGGGACGGATTCGAGCTACGTCGTGCACATCCTGCCCTCCGAGCTGCTGATCAGCATCGGCATGGGCTTCTCGTTCGTGCCCCTGTCGAACCTCGCGCTGATCGGGGTCGCCCCGCACGACGCGGGGGTGGCCAGCGCGCTGGTCAACACGACCCAGCAGATCGGCGGGGCGCTGGGAACCGCGTTGCTCAACACCGTCTACGCGACGGCCGTCACCAACTACCTGGCCGATCACGGGCGGGGTGGGAAGGCGCTTCTCGACCAGGCGCAGATCGAGGGCTACACCACGGCGTTCCTGTGGGGCGCCATCCTCATCGCGCTCGCGGCGGTGGTGATCGTCGTGCTCATCCGGGCCGGGCGGGAGTCGACTACCAACGTCGAGGTCGTCCCCGCGCACGCCGGCTGA
- a CDS encoding TetR/AcrR family transcriptional regulator: MRVDSGEASETEGRKPISPPSGAGRGRPRDDARERAILDAALELLVEVGYERMSMVAVAARARASKATIYRRWSCKDEMVVEALRRHGPGDRVPADTGCLRDDLAAEVHLMIDTITGPDGALLIGVLRAASESPRLAAVVQANILQNKAKIGRCMFARASQRGEISVSADFDVIMEIVMAMIFCRLLVTGEPLDDAFVDHMVDDVLMPLLAGRPGTTLRPETPPSGVNSNA, translated from the coding sequence ATGCGCGTCGACTCCGGAGAAGCGTCCGAGACGGAAGGGCGAAAACCGATTTCCCCGCCGAGTGGCGCCGGGCGTGGCCGGCCCCGGGACGACGCCCGGGAACGGGCGATCCTGGACGCCGCGCTGGAACTGCTCGTCGAGGTCGGGTATGAGCGGATGAGCATGGTCGCCGTCGCGGCCCGGGCCCGAGCCAGCAAGGCGACGATCTACCGCCGATGGTCGTGCAAGGACGAGATGGTCGTGGAGGCCCTGCGCCGGCATGGTCCCGGCGACCGCGTTCCGGCTGACACCGGGTGCCTGCGGGACGACCTGGCCGCCGAGGTGCACCTCATGATCGACACGATTACCGGTCCCGACGGTGCGCTGCTCATCGGCGTGCTCCGGGCCGCGAGCGAGTCCCCGCGGCTGGCCGCGGTCGTGCAGGCCAACATCCTGCAGAACAAAGCGAAGATCGGCCGTTGCATGTTCGCTCGGGCCTCGCAACGGGGGGAGATCTCTGTGTCGGCCGATTTCGACGTGATTATGGAGATCGTCATGGCGATGATTTTCTGTCGCCTGCTCGTCACCGGCGAGCCGCTCGACGATGCGTTCGTCGATCATATGGTGGACGACGTGCTCATGCCGTTGCTGGCTGGCCGGCCCGGAACGACACTCCGGCCCGAAACACCCCCGTCCGGGGTCAACTCGAACGCCTGA
- a CDS encoding alpha/beta hydrolase, which produces MLALGLGLAACSRHGSTPRPSSPTASGPGGPNSTLAQAGTPEESDGLWVLRDVPYAPVSPAQRLDLYRPSPPAPTAGAEGARVVPGTVLPVVLTIHGGAFMLGDKRDDLPVVRALVHAGYAVASLNYRLSGEAKFPAAVQDVKASVRWLRAHAGTYGLDPSRIAATGASAGAYLAVMLGTTSGVAMFDDPDLGNPGVSSDVQAVVDFYGPVNFASMDAQLRTNERCTVADAQHDRPHSPESRFLGRTVTAVPQLVRVASPLNYLSRGPLPPFLIEHGDADCTVPHQQSLELAHALRTAGAPAVDVTIVPGAGHGGAFPTRERMGVVLAFLHRTIGR; this is translated from the coding sequence ATGCTCGCACTCGGCCTGGGCCTGGCGGCGTGCTCCCGGCACGGCTCCACCCCTCGCCCCTCGTCGCCGACAGCGTCGGGCCCGGGTGGCCCGAACAGCACACTCGCGCAGGCCGGCACGCCCGAGGAGTCCGACGGCCTGTGGGTCCTGCGCGACGTGCCCTACGCGCCGGTCTCGCCGGCACAGCGGCTGGATCTCTACCGCCCCTCCCCGCCGGCCCCGACGGCGGGTGCCGAGGGGGCCCGGGTGGTCCCCGGGACGGTCCTGCCGGTGGTGCTCACGATCCACGGTGGCGCGTTCATGCTCGGCGACAAGCGGGACGACCTGCCGGTGGTCCGGGCACTCGTCCACGCCGGATACGCCGTCGCCAGCCTGAACTACCGGCTGTCCGGGGAGGCGAAGTTCCCGGCCGCGGTCCAGGACGTGAAGGCGTCCGTCCGCTGGCTGCGGGCCCACGCGGGCACCTATGGCCTGGACCCCTCCCGCATCGCCGCGACCGGCGCGTCGGCCGGGGCCTACCTCGCGGTGATGCTGGGCACGACGAGCGGCGTGGCGATGTTCGACGACCCGGATCTCGGCAACCCCGGGGTGTCCAGCGACGTCCAGGCCGTTGTCGACTTCTACGGCCCGGTGAACTTCGCCTCGATGGACGCCCAGCTGCGCACGAACGAGCGGTGCACCGTGGCCGACGCCCAGCACGACCGGCCCCACTCGCCGGAGTCGCGCTTCCTCGGCCGCACCGTGACAGCCGTGCCCCAGCTGGTACGGGTGGCGAGCCCCCTGAACTACCTGAGCCGCGGGCCGCTGCCGCCGTTCCTGATCGAGCACGGGGACGCGGACTGCACGGTCCCCCACCAGCAGTCGCTGGAACTCGCCCACGCGCTGCGCACCGCCGGAGCGCCGGCAGTGGACGTGACGATCGTGCCGGGCGCCGGCCACGGCGGTGCCTTCCCGACCCGGGAACGGATGGGCGTCGTTCTGGCGTTTCTGCACCGCACCATCGGCCGCTGA
- a CDS encoding universal stress protein: MSDTTAQPDSAAQPNSAAQPNSAGYARPAGPADARNPAGQAVEVADAESAAGGIVVGVDGSPASVAAIRWACDEAARRLVPVIAVLVWDVMGEPRPVFETAANADREGLAHAATRVLDTALTAARVSDPTVRIIRRVEEGSPVPELLRAAVGARMIVVGERGHGALHRLVSGSVSQGVVHYASLPVVVVRPVAPAAGVDDRPVVVGVDGSALSLTALRWAVEAAMLRKSALHVVHAWHLDIPIYPGSYADIGSVLAEQAQQTLDQAVSTIVTEHAGGLPIPVMKETVADGPAHALLRASADAQLLVVGSRGHGGFAELLLGSVSHQCVLHAHCPVAVVR, encoded by the coding sequence ATGTCGGACACCACGGCACAGCCGGACAGCGCGGCACAGCCGAACAGCGCGGCACAGCCGAACAGCGCGGGGTACGCGCGCCCCGCCGGGCCGGCGGACGCCCGCAACCCCGCCGGGCAGGCCGTCGAGGTGGCGGACGCGGAGTCCGCCGCCGGTGGGATCGTCGTCGGGGTCGACGGTTCACCCGCGTCCGTCGCCGCGATCCGGTGGGCCTGTGACGAGGCCGCCCGGCGCCTGGTCCCGGTGATCGCGGTACTGGTATGGGACGTCATGGGCGAACCGCGGCCGGTCTTCGAGACCGCGGCGAACGCCGACCGCGAGGGTCTGGCGCACGCCGCCACGCGGGTTCTGGACACCGCGCTGACCGCCGCCCGGGTCAGCGATCCGACAGTGCGGATCATCCGGCGGGTCGAGGAGGGCAGTCCCGTCCCGGAGCTGCTGCGGGCCGCGGTCGGCGCGCGGATGATCGTCGTCGGCGAGCGCGGTCACGGGGCCCTGCACCGGCTGGTGAGCGGCTCGGTGAGCCAGGGTGTGGTGCACTATGCCTCCCTGCCGGTCGTCGTGGTACGGCCGGTCGCCCCGGCCGCCGGCGTCGACGACCGGCCGGTGGTCGTCGGCGTGGACGGCTCGGCCCTCTCGCTCACGGCACTACGGTGGGCCGTCGAGGCGGCGATGCTCCGCAAGAGCGCCCTGCACGTCGTGCATGCCTGGCACCTGGACATCCCGATCTACCCGGGGAGCTACGCCGATATCGGATCGGTGCTGGCGGAGCAGGCCCAGCAGACCCTCGACCAGGCCGTCTCCACGATCGTCACCGAGCACGCCGGCGGGCTACCCATCCCCGTTATGAAGGAGACCGTCGCCGATGGCCCCGCCCATGCGCTGCTGCGGGCCTCGGCTGACGCGCAGCTGCTCGTGGTCGGCAGCCGCGGGCACGGCGGCTTCGCCGAACTGCTTCTCGGTTCGGTGAGCCACCAGTGCGTCCTGCACGCGCACTGCCCGGTGGCCGTGGTCAGGTAG